Proteins encoded in a region of the Spiroplasma endosymbiont of Amphimallon solstitiale genome:
- the rsmA gene encoding 16S rRNA (adenine(1518)-N(6)/adenine(1519)-N(6))-dimethyltransferase RsmA, protein MENPKKILKKYDLHAVKKFGQNFLINNNIIDKIVKTSNFKDEDGIVEIGAGIGHLTNKLLSTAQKVLTIEIDKKLIPVLEKELNEYKNLKIINDDFLNLDLKKIINEEFAINQKIHVIANLPYYITSQIVLKLLENIELFDSFTLMMQKEVAQRFCAKPKTKVYNNLSVMCQFYCDVKIIFDVSPNNFTPIPNVTSSVVYFKVNPKFQLDEPQLFWKFVRSCFVNKRKTLVNNLGIYLNSKEKAVNLINDLSWSLTIRSEELTFSMFYQLFTIINNKYLSE, encoded by the coding sequence ATGGAAAATCCAAAAAAAATATTGAAAAAATACGACTTACATGCAGTTAAAAAGTTTGGACAAAACTTTTTAATTAATAATAATATAATTGATAAAATTGTTAAAACTAGTAATTTTAAAGATGAAGATGGCATTGTTGAAATTGGAGCGGGCATTGGTCATTTAACCAATAAATTACTCAGCACTGCGCAAAAAGTTTTGACAATTGAAATTGACAAAAAATTAATTCCTGTTTTAGAAAAAGAGTTAAATGAATACAAAAATTTAAAAATTATAAATGATGATTTTTTAAATTTAGATTTAAAAAAAATCATTAATGAAGAATTTGCAATAAATCAAAAAATTCATGTAATTGCAAATTTGCCTTATTATATTACTTCACAAATTGTTTTAAAATTATTAGAAAATATTGAATTATTTGATTCATTTACATTAATGATGCAAAAAGAAGTTGCACAAAGATTTTGTGCTAAACCCAAAACTAAAGTATATAATAATCTTTCTGTTATGTGTCAATTTTATTGTGATGTTAAAATTATTTTTGATGTTAGTCCTAATAATTTTACTCCGATACCTAATGTCACAAGTAGTGTTGTTTATTTTAAAGTAAATCCTAAATTTCAACTTGATGAACCACAATTATTTTGAAAATTTGTAAGAAGTTGCTTTGTTAATAAGAGAAAAACATTAGTTAACAATTTGGGTATTTATTTAAATAGCAAAGAAAAAGCCGTTAATTTAATTAACGACTTATCTTGATCATTAACAATAAGATCTGAAGAATTAACATTTTCAATGTTTTACCAGTTATTTACTATTATTAATAATAAATACCTTTCAGAATAA
- a CDS encoding rod shape-determining protein — MATKIEVANDGHNNQDVNIVSLDLGTRNLIVRVNGRVVYSQPSAIVFDTENGEVFIGEAALLMKEKTPANKIFREPMANGVISDNNALIALLTEIFTQIIDVKAEKIWENSVALVAIPSKVYKLDRTVLREILQGKKVAKIPIYSDKFPNRYNASNESVMKAEKIVIVPEVKLAAIGAGEALWDASGVFILDIGGGTSDCAILSSGEVIVQDSIPIAGNAIERSIKEHFEKMHYISLSSMEAEKTKISAGIWIDGEKDSENKITIHGKSTKTKKPEQITVPKQEVARVVTEAFEPIVALCSDIIDKAGPAFSEMIMKDGLTITGGGALLENITTYLKKRLNLEHVVSANNPRECVIRGTQAYETHKQDVYEKGFIRPSN, encoded by the coding sequence ATGGCAACAAAAATAGAGGTTGCTAATGACGGACACAATAACCAAGACGTTAATATTGTTTCTCTAGATTTAGGAACAAGAAATTTAATTGTCAGAGTTAATGGAAGGGTTGTTTATAGTCAACCATCAGCAATTGTATTTGATACAGAAAACGGAGAAGTATTCATTGGTGAAGCTGCTTTATTAATGAAAGAAAAAACTCCAGCGAATAAAATTTTCAGAGAACCAATGGCTAATGGTGTTATTAGTGACAATAATGCTTTGATTGCTCTATTAACTGAAATTTTTACACAAATTATTGATGTGAAAGCTGAAAAAATTTGAGAAAATTCAGTAGCACTTGTAGCTATTCCATCTAAAGTTTATAAATTAGATAGAACTGTTTTACGTGAAATTCTACAAGGAAAAAAAGTAGCTAAAATTCCAATTTATAGTGATAAATTTCCCAATAGATATAATGCAAGTAATGAAAGCGTAATGAAAGCTGAAAAAATTGTTATTGTTCCTGAAGTAAAATTGGCAGCTATTGGTGCTGGGGAAGCACTTTGAGATGCTTCAGGAGTATTTATTCTTGATATTGGTGGTGGAACTTCTGACTGTGCCATTTTATCAAGTGGAGAAGTTATTGTTCAAGATTCAATTCCAATTGCTGGAAATGCTATTGAACGTAGTATTAAAGAACATTTTGAAAAAATGCACTATATATCTCTTAGCTCAATGGAGGCTGAAAAAACAAAAATTAGTGCTGGTATTTGAATAGATGGTGAAAAAGATAGTGAAAATAAAATTACTATCCATGGAAAAAGTACTAAAACTAAAAAACCTGAACAAATTACAGTTCCTAAGCAAGAAGTAGCTAGAGTAGTTACCGAAGCCTTTGAACCAATTGTTGCACTATGTAGTGACATTATTGATAAAGCTGGACCTGCCTTTTCAGAAATGATTATGAAAGACGGTTTAACTATCACTGGTGGGGGTGCTTTGCTTGAAAATATTACAACTTATCTAAAAAAACGACTAAATTTAGAACATGTGGTATCTGCTAATAATCCAAGAGAATGTGTAATTAGAGGAACTCAAGCCTATGAAACTCATAAACAAGATGTATATGAAAAAGGATTCATTAGACCAAGTAATTAA
- the pth gene encoding aminoacyl-tRNA hydrolase: MKLVIGLGNPGKEYELTRHNIGFIIIDMICETLQLKINQTKFNGQYVKTVVNGTDVIFLKPLTFMNLSGFCVSNFMNYFKIKIENVLIIHDEVDLNFGQFQYKQKFSAAGHNGIKSIFNQIGSKDFQRLRIGVGKNPNFNTADWVLSKFSNDELKNIKDHKQFFVESISSWTTDSKFENIMNKYNKK; the protein is encoded by the coding sequence ATGAAATTAGTTATTGGATTAGGAAACCCAGGTAAAGAGTATGAATTGACACGTCATAATATTGGTTTTATTATTATCGATATGATTTGTGAAACATTACAATTAAAAATTAATCAAACTAAATTTAATGGTCAATATGTTAAAACTGTTGTTAACGGCACTGATGTTATTTTTTTGAAACCATTAACTTTTATGAACTTATCAGGTTTTTGTGTTTCAAATTTTATGAATTATTTTAAAATTAAAATTGAAAACGTGTTAATTATTCACGATGAAGTTGATTTAAATTTTGGTCAATTTCAATACAAACAAAAATTTAGTGCTGCTGGTCATAATGGAATTAAAAGTATTTTTAATCAAATTGGTAGTAAAGATTTTCAAAGATTAAGAATTGGTGTTGGTAAAAATCCTAATTTTAACACGGCTGATTGAGTTTTGAGTAAGTTTAGTAATGATGAGTTAAAGAATATAAAAGATCATAAACAATTTTTTGTAGAAAGCATTAGTAGTTGAACTACTGATAGTAAATTTGAAAATATTATGAATAAATATAATAAAAAATAA
- a CDS encoding ribose-phosphate pyrophosphokinase, with translation MNNVENIVVFGLSASQKFTQEVCKKLNIEPGKAEISRFADGEFNIQSITSVRGKVIYIIQSTSPPTNDNLMELLIFVDALVRASAAKIHVVIPYFGYARQDRKQGGRQPITCKLVANLLTVAGVDRVITVDLHSPQEQGFFDVPVDDLRATQDLASYLIEENLTNLVVVSPDHGGVTRARRLGNYLSVPLAIIDKRRTTPNQSQVKFVLGDVKEKNAIIIDDMIDTGGTIINAAKAIKEHGAKSVYILATHGIFSGQASKNLKQAVIDGIIKEVVITNTIEISEEKKFNGLKIISIADFIAKMIDASINNKSLTKVYDDKTNELIKKIVKNNKEEI, from the coding sequence ATGAATAATGTAGAAAACATTGTAGTTTTTGGTTTAAGTGCTAGTCAAAAATTTACACAAGAAGTTTGTAAAAAACTTAATATTGAACCTGGAAAAGCAGAAATTAGTCGTTTTGCTGATGGTGAATTTAACATTCAATCTATAACATCAGTACGAGGGAAAGTGATATATATTATCCAATCAACTTCGCCGCCAACTAATGATAATTTAATGGAATTATTAATTTTTGTTGATGCTTTAGTTCGTGCATCTGCTGCCAAAATTCATGTAGTAATTCCTTATTTTGGTTATGCTCGTCAAGATCGAAAACAAGGTGGTAGACAACCTATTACTTGTAAACTTGTTGCAAATTTATTAACTGTTGCAGGTGTTGATCGTGTTATTACTGTTGATTTACATTCACCACAAGAACAAGGATTTTTTGATGTTCCTGTTGATGATTTACGAGCAACTCAAGATTTAGCATCTTATTTAATTGAAGAAAATTTAACTAATTTAGTTGTTGTATCTCCAGATCATGGTGGTGTTACTCGTGCTCGAAGATTAGGTAATTATTTAAGTGTACCTTTGGCAATTATTGATAAAAGAAGAACAACTCCTAATCAAAGTCAAGTTAAGTTTGTATTAGGAGATGTTAAAGAAAAGAATGCTATTATTATTGATGATATGATTGATACAGGTGGTACTATTATTAATGCAGCAAAAGCTATTAAAGAACATGGTGCAAAATCAGTTTATATTTTAGCTACTCATGGTATTTTTAGTGGTCAAGCTTCAAAAAATTTGAAACAAGCTGTTATTGATGGAATTATTAAGGAAGTTGTTATTACTAATACTATTGAAATTTCTGAAGAAAAAAAATTTAATGGCTTAAAAATTATTTCAATTGCTGATTTCATTGCAAAAATGATTGATGCTTCAATTAATAATAAATCATTAACGAAAGTTTATGATGATAAAACAAATGAATTAATAAAAAAAATAGTAAAAAATAATAAAGAGGAAATTTAA